In Deltaproteobacteria bacterium, the sequence CATGGCCCGCTTCCGGTTGGTCGAGCTCGACGAACCCGAGGCCATCGGCAAGGGCCGCGGGCCCGCCAATCCCAAGCTGCTCGACAACCTCGTCGAGTACATCGCTGCGCCCAACCCCAGCACCGTCCTGGTCATCACCTCGGCCGGCATCGATGCCCGCTCGCGGCTGGTGACGGCCGCCAAGAAGACCGGCGCGGTCGAGAAGTTCGATGGGCTCAAGCGCAACGACGAGGCGGTCGACTTCGTGCACGACCACGCACGCGGGGTCGGTCGCGCGATCGATCGCGCGGCCGCCGACGCGCTGGTGCAGCGGGTCGGGACCTCGCCGTCGGCGTTGCTGTCGGCGTTCGAGCAGGTCGCGACCTACGCCGGCGTCGACGCGCGCATCGAGCTCGCCCACGTCGAGGCGGTCATCGCCGACGCCCGCGAAGCGGTCGTGTTCGATCTGACCGACGCGGTCGGAGCCGGCCGCCACGAGCGTGCGCTGGTGGTGCTGCGGAAGATCTTCGCGCAGGGGCAGGGCGGCATGTCCGAGGCCGCGCCGCTGGTCGGCATGCTGGCCCGGCAGCTGCGCCTGCTGATGCTGGCGCACGGCTGCGAGCTGCGCTCGGGCGCGCTCGAGGAGAAGGCCGGCGTGCCGCCGTTCGTGGCGCGCAAGCTGCTCGAGCAGGCGCGCACGTTCTCGCTGCCGCGCCTGCGTCGCGCGTTCGGCTCGTTGGTGCGGCTCGACGGCGACCTGAAGGGCGGCTCGTATGTCGTGACCCGCTCGCCCCAGCTGGCGCTGGAGCGGTGGATCCTCGATGCGTGCGCCGTGCTGCCGGACGCTGCCGCACGCTGACCCTCCCGTCGTCGCTCCGCCCAGCGGCGGAGCCTCCGAGGATCACGCGCAGCCCGTCACGGGCCGCTGCGACGGCTACTTCGCCGGCGCGTGGGCGACGGCGCGGGTCAGTCGCGACACGTAGCGCGACGCGGTGTTGCGGTGGATGACGCCCTTGCTGGCGGCCTTGGTGATCGCCGTGATCGCCGTGGGCAGGCCGGCCTTCGCCGCGTCGAGGTCGCCGCCATCGAGCGCCTTGCGGACGCGCTTCATGAACGTGCGCATCGACGACAGGTGGGTCAGGTTCCGTGCACGACGCTTGATGCGCTGACGGTTTCGCTTCTCTGCAGACTTGTGATTCGCCACTGTCGGAAAGCTCGCTTTGGGGGCGCGACTCTATCGCCAAGGCGCCCATGCTTGTCAAGGCACCCCGCCATGGGCGACAACCCGGCTGTGGACCGGCCCGTGGACGCCTGCACCCCCCCGTCCTGCGAGCCCTCCGCCCGCCGAGCCCGGCCGGCCCGCGTGGCGGCCCTGGGCGCCCTGGGCGGCCTGCTGGTGGCCTGCGTGTTCACCCCGCCGCCACCGCTGCCCGAGGAGCTGGCCAAGACCCAGGCCGAGGAGCAGGCCCGCATCGAGCGGCTCCGCGCCGGGCAGGGCGATCCCAAGGCCGGCGGCGAGACCGAGGGGGGGCCGAGGTTCTCGCCCGGTGACGAGCCCGAGATCGGCATGACCGACGAGGAGATCCGCGCGTACGCGACCGCGCAGGGCGACCCGGCCGGCGGCGAGTTCACCCTCGAGCAGGCGCTCGTCGACCCCGCGCCCGACGAGTCGCTCGCGGGCGAGGGCCGCCTGTGGGTCCGCATGAAGCTCGCCGAGGGCACCATCGAGTGCGAGCTGTTCCCCGAGCATGCGCCCCGCACCGTCGCGAACTTCATCGGGCTCGCCCGCGGCAAGCGGCCGTTCCGCGACGAGGACGGCAGCTGGGTGACGCGTCGCTACTACGACGGCACCGGCTTCCACCGCGTGATCGAGGGCTTCATGATCCAAGGCGGCGATCCGACCGGCACCGGCACCGGCAACACCGGCTACGTGCTGCCCGACGAGTTCGCGCCGGTGCTGCGGCACGATCGCGCCGGGATGCTCAGCATGGCCAACCGCGGCCTCACCACCGGCTCGTCGCAGTTCTTCGTCACGCTGGCACCGACGCCGCACCTCGACGACAAGCACACGATCTTCGGTCGCTGCACCGACGGCAGCGTGGCGGTTGCGGAGCGTATCGCCCAGAGCGGCGGCGCCGGCGATCGCCCGCGCACGCCGCAGACGATCACCAAGATGGAGATCGTGCGCGCGCCCGCCGGCCGCTAGCACGACGGCGGCGACGCTAGCGCGCCTTGGTGCCGGTGGTCGCCGCCGGCTTCGAGCTCGGTGCCGCGGCGGGGCGCGTCGTCGTGGTCGTCGCAGCGCCGCGGCTGCGTGCGGCCTTGCGGCCTGGCTTCGCGCTGCGCTCCGTGTCGCGCTCGAGCACGCGCTTGCGCGGACCCTTGCTCCGCTTGCGCACGCGCTCGGGCGGGCCTGGCCGGGCCCGCGATCGATGCGACCGCCGAAGATCGACACGTAGCGGCGCCCGTTCTCGACCCCGGCGCCGAACAGCCCCAGCAGCACGCGCCAGTGGAAATCGCCCTCGGTCGCGCCGCGGCCCCGGGTCCACCACGCCAGGCCCGGGCCGATCACGTGGGTGTCGAGCCGTCGACCCGCGGCGCGGGTGTAGAGGCCCGGCACGAACTGGATGGTCTTGCCCTTGCGCGTGAAGTCCCACCACACGAAGGCACCGAAGGTGCCGCGGTTCTCACCGCGCTCGATGTGCCACACCAGCGGGAACTGCACGAAGTCGAGGTTCTCGCCCTTGCGGTGCTGCACGTAGAGTGCGGGCCCGACCGCCGTCCAGGCCTCGTCGTTGCCGAAGTTGTCGTCGCGCAGCACCAGCGGGAACACCCACGTCAGCTTGCGCTGCGCCCACGCGTGCGAGTGGAAGAACAGCGGCGGCAGCACGGCGGTCGAGACCTTGTGCTGCTGCCGCGACTGCCACACCACCAGCCCGGCCTCGAAGAAGCGGCGATCCTCGCGGCGACGCGCGATGAACAGCGGTGGCGCGGCGAGGGTCAGGCTGCGCTTCTCGAGCCGGTGCGAGCGACGGAACCACAGCGGGAACACCATCGATCGCTTCCAGGTGTTGGTGGTCCGCACCGCGACCGGGCCGGCGTACCAGCCCAGCACCTTGCCGGGCTCGTTGTTCACGCCGAACAGCGGCGTGTACAGCCGCGTGCGACCCGGCTTGCGGTCGTAGACGTACAGCAGCGAGCCGTGGGTCACGCGGCCCTTGCCGTCCTTGCCGTAGACGAACAGCGGCGCGCTGCCCCACAGCGTGTACGTGCACTTGGGGTCGTCCTCGGCCAGGTAGCCGCACTTGCGGTAGCGCCAGAGCAGCGGTGCGAAGCCGGTGAAGCGGGCGTTGCGTTGCACGCGGAACACGTCGACGAAGCCCGGCGGCACCAGCGAGAAGCGCGTGAAGTTGTAGAGCCGGCGGCCGCCGAACGCGAACGGGAACGCACCCCACGTGCGGCGACCATTGGCGCGCTTGCGGTCGAACCACAACGGCACGGCGACCGTGGTCTGCTCGCCGGTCTGCTTGTCGGCGAGGTGCACGATGATCGGCAGCGACACCAGCCGGCGCTTGGTCGCGCTGTCCATCCACCACGCCAGCGGCGCGACGCCGGTGTGCAGCGAGGTGCGGGAGAGCCGGTGGAAGAACGGTCCGCCGATGAGCGTGTGCGTGCGACGGTTGCGATCGCGCGACCAGAAGAAGCCGAGTCCGGCGTCGACGTCGACGCCGCCCGGCTGGCGCTGCCGGAAGTAGAACGGGGCGATCGCGAGGTTCTTGCGCGCCGGCGGGCCACCCGGCACGGCCGCGACGTCGCGACGCCAGACCAGCGGGCTCCACATGTCGAGCGCGTCGCCGGGGGCACGTCGGCGCAGGTAGAGCGGCAGCACCGAGACACTGCGGATCACGCCCGCGTCGGTCTGCTCGCGGGCGACCCAGACCAGGGGCGCCACGCCCCAGACGTCGCGCTTGGGCGTGTGCCGCTGCACCCACGGGCCCCACACCAGCGTGCGCGTGTCGGCGCCGACGCGTTGTCCACCGATGGGCGTGATCAGGAGCTTGGTGTCGCCGATGCGGCGGCGGTAGAAGAACGGCACCACCGCGGTGTGGCGCTCGGCACCGCCCTCGCGCAGCACGTCCCAGCCGAGGCCGAGCACGCCGAGGGTGTGCTCGCCGGGCCCGGTGTGGCGCACGAACAGGGGGGAGAGCGTCAGGTGGGTGCGGGCCTCGGTGTCGGCGACGTCACCGAACAACAACAACGGCGCGACCGCGTAGCGTCGCCGTGCGCCGCTGCCCCAGAACACCAAGGGCGCGAGGCCGCCGGCGAGCTCGTCGCGCTGGCGGTGGTGGTAGAAGGGCCCCATCACCAGGGTGTGGCGCTGCTGCGCGGCATCGCGGGCGTGCCAGAACAGCGGCGTGATCACCTGCCAGCGTGTGGTGCCCTTGCGCCCGCCGAAGCTGAGCAGCGGCGGTACGCCGAAGCGCGTGCGATCGCCGGCCTTGGCGTAGAAGCCCAGCGGTGCCAGCACCACCGCGCGGCGCGGACCACCCGCCGCCGCGGGATCGTTCACATGCCAGAACAGGCCCGCGACCGCCTGCACCGCGCGCCCGTCGTCGCGCTTGCTGGCCCAGGTGAGCAGCGGCGGCACGAACATCGCGAAGCCCTTGGGCGTGCGCGCGCCACCGCCGAGCAGCGTCCACACGCCCGTGCGTGTCGGCGAGCTGCGAGAGAAGCCCAGCGGCACGAAGATCCGCGTGGTCGTGTCGGTCACGCGATCGCGGAACTGGAACCACAGCGGCGCCGCGAACACGTTGCGCTGCCGCGGGTCGTCGTACACGCCGACCGGACCCGCGAGCGTGAACGTGCCGCCGGTGAGATGGTTCTTGGTGCGCCACACCAGCGGCGTGGCGGCGAAGATCGAGCGGTCGCGATCGCGATGGCGGAAGGTGAGCGCGACCGGGACCGCCCACGCCGAGCGCCCGCGGGCCCGGTCACTGCGCTGGATCCAGCCCGCGGTCCACAGCTCGCGGCGGTTGCCGAACTCGCTCTCGTGCCACAGCGCGAACGGTGTCACCGCCGCCCAGCGGCGCCCCTTGAGCCGATTGTCGGCGCCCATGTAGAGGAAGCCGAAGTCGAAGCGCTTCAGGCCGCGGCGGAAGCGATAGAAGAGCGGCGCGCCCACGAACCACTCGCGATCGTTGTCGACGATGGCGTCCTGGGTGTTCTTGTTGCCGTACCAGAACAGGATCGCCGACACCGCGCGGAACGACTTGGGCGTCTTCTGCTGGTAGTGGAACGGCACCACCAGCAGGTTCTTCACGAACTTGGTGCCCCACCACCACACCAGCGGGAACTGCCCGAAGTTGAACTGATCGCCGACCCGGCGATAGCCCATCAGCAGCGGCACCGTGCCCCACACGGTCTTGCGCTCCGAGAAGCTGCCGAAGAACAGCGCCGGCAGCGACAACCACCGCCGCTTGCCCTCCGCCGTGCCCCAACCGAACGTGAGCCCGAGGTCGACGTGCAGCAGCCGTTCGGGATGATCCTTGGCGGGGGTGCGGTGCACGAACAACGGCGGCAGCGCGATGCCGCGGGTGCGGTGGGTGTCGTAGGTGCGATCGATCCAGAAGGGCGGCACCGAGCGCGAGCGCAGCAGCTTGGCGCGCACGTCGACGGGAGCGCCCGCCGGGG encodes:
- the rpsT gene encoding 30S ribosomal protein S20, which codes for MANHKSAEKRNRQRIKRRARNLTHLSSMRTFMKRVRKALDGGDLDAAKAGLPTAITAITKAASKGVIHRNTASRYVSRLTRAVAHAPAK
- the holA gene encoding DNA polymerase III subunit delta → MSAARRGDDGPRPVYVLYGSEHGPLRARLEAIRAAVLEADFAAFNHERFAGRDLEGPGRVLEACAQVPLMARFRLVELDEPEAIGKGRGPANPKLLDNLVEYIAAPNPSTVLVITSAGIDARSRLVTAAKKTGAVEKFDGLKRNDEAVDFVHDHARGVGRAIDRAAADALVQRVGTSPSALLSAFEQVATYAGVDARIELAHVEAVIADAREAVVFDLTDAVGAGRHERALVVLRKIFAQGQGGMSEAAPLVGMLARQLRLLMLAHGCELRSGALEEKAGVPPFVARKLLEQARTFSLPRLRRAFGSLVRLDGDLKGGSYVVTRSPQLALERWILDACAVLPDAAAR
- a CDS encoding peptidylprolyl isomerase: MKLAEGTIECELFPEHAPRTVANFIGLARGKRPFRDEDGSWVTRRYYDGTGFHRVIEGFMIQGGDPTGTGTGNTGYVLPDEFAPVLRHDRAGMLSMANRGLTTGSSQFFVTLAPTPHLDDKHTIFGRCTDGSVAVAERIAQSGGAGDRPRTPQTITKMEIVRAPAGR